Proteins co-encoded in one Brassica oleracea var. oleracea cultivar TO1000 chromosome C4, BOL, whole genome shotgun sequence genomic window:
- the LOC106342562 gene encoding probable 2-oxoacid dependent dioxygenase, translating into MAGRFDRAGEVKAFDEMKIGVKGLVDNGITKIPRIFHNPQATVTNPKPPSTLTIPTIDLGGGVFESTVTRKEVTEKVKGAMEKFGFFQAINHGIPLEVLEKMKDGIRAFHAQDPEARKRFYSREKTKAIKYNSNSDLYNSPAASWRDTLSCFMFPDVPKTDDLPDICREIMLDYSKRVMMFGELIFELISESLGLKPNHLKEMDCAKGLLMLCHCYPRCPEPDLTLGATQHTDRSFITILLQDHIGGLQVLHDGYWIDVPPNPNALILNVGDLLQLLTNDKFGGGGDRVLANGGKEPRTSVASFFVHPPSISPRVYGPIKELLSEENPPKYRETTPEASNHYVARKRDGNNSLSHLRI; encoded by the exons ATGGCGGGAAGATTCGACCGTGCGGGTGAGGTAAAAGCATTCGACGAGATGAAAATCGGCGTGAAGGGTCTAGTCGACAACGGAATCACAAAAATCCCACGCATATTCCATAACCCGCAAGCCACGGTAACTAACCCTAAACCTCCTTCTACCTTGACTATCCCAACGATAGATCTCGGAGGTGGCGTGTTCGAGTCCACGGTCACAAGAAAGGAAGTGACTGAGAAGGTGAAAGGCGCCATGGAGAAGTTTGGTTTCTTCCAGGCGATAAATCATGGGATTCCACTCGAGGTCTTGGAGAAGATGAAAGATGGGATCCGTGCGTTTCACGCGCAAGATCCAGAAGCGAGGAAAAGGTTCTATAGCCGTGAAAAAACCAAAGCGATAAAGTATAACTCTAACTCTGATCTCTATAACTCTCCTGCTGCGAGCTGGAGAGATACCTTAAGTTGTTTTATGTTCCCTGATGTTCCCAAAACCGATGACTTACCAGACATTTGTAG GGAGATCATGTTGGACTACTCAAAGAGAGTGATGATGTTTGGGGAGTTAATCTTTGAGCTCATATCAGAATCCTTAGGGCTGAAGCCTAACCACCTCAAAGAAATGGATTGTGCAAAAGGCTTGTTGATGCTCTGTCATTGTTACCCGCGGTGTCCTGAGCCAGACCTAACGCTCGGCGCCACTCAGCATACAGACAGATCTTTCATCACTATACTTCTTCAAGACCATATTGGAGGACTTCAAGTTCTCCATGATGGATACTGGATCGATGTTCCTCCTAATCCTAATGCTCTTATCCTTAATGTTGGAGATCTCCTACAG CTTTTAACGAATGACAAGTTTGGGGGGGGGGGGGATAGAGTTTTGGCAAATGGAGGTAAAGAGCCACGCACTTCGGTTGCATCTTTCTTTGTGCATCCTCCTTCAATAAGTCCGAGAGTATATGGACCCATTAAAGAGCTTTTGTCTGAAGAAAACCCTCCCAAGTACAGGGAAACCACTCCGGAAGCCTCCAACCACTATGTGGCTAGAAAACGTGATGGGAACAATTCGTTGAGCCATTTAAGGATCTGA